A stretch of Paenibacillus antri DNA encodes these proteins:
- a CDS encoding carbohydrate ABC transporter permease has protein sequence MKGNVTEAAIGRRAAVTVRRRPRFSFGDVALHLVLILGSCLMILPLFWMISSSLKDISQIFLIPPKWIPDPFVWTNFERSLQALPFGRAYFNSIYMSLLVVLLQLFTCALAAFAFAKVRFPFRDTLFILFVAMLMVPEQVTIIPLYLIMKEIGWLDTHLSLIVPPALFSAFGVFLLRQFFKTIPNDLEEAAIVDGASLPTIFFRIMLPLIKPSLSALGIFTFLYMWNNFFHPVIFLSSPNLFTVPLMLNMFKGLYITDWTLMMAGSTIALVPALIAYLFTQKYVIEGIAMTGIKG, from the coding sequence ATGAAGGGTAATGTTACGGAGGCGGCGATCGGCCGCCGCGCGGCTGTCACCGTACGGAGGCGGCCCCGCTTCTCGTTCGGAGACGTCGCGCTTCACCTCGTCTTGATCTTGGGCTCTTGCCTTATGATCTTGCCGTTGTTCTGGATGATCAGCAGCTCGCTGAAGGACATATCGCAGATTTTCCTGATCCCGCCCAAATGGATTCCCGACCCGTTCGTCTGGACGAACTTCGAGCGGTCGCTGCAGGCGCTGCCGTTCGGGAGAGCGTACTTCAACAGCATCTACATGTCCTTGCTCGTCGTGCTGCTGCAGCTGTTCACCTGCGCTTTGGCCGCTTTCGCGTTCGCGAAGGTGCGGTTCCCGTTCCGCGACACGCTGTTCATTTTGTTCGTCGCCATGCTCATGGTTCCCGAGCAAGTCACGATCATTCCCTTGTACCTCATTATGAAAGAGATCGGCTGGCTGGATACCCACCTTTCGCTCATCGTGCCTCCGGCACTGTTCAGCGCGTTCGGCGTGTTCCTGCTCCGCCAGTTCTTCAAGACGATCCCGAACGATCTGGAAGAAGCGGCGATCGTGGACGGCGCGAGCCTGCCGACGATTTTCTTTCGCATCATGCTGCCGCTGATCAAGCCGTCGCTGTCGGCGCTCGGCATCTTCACGTTCTTGTACATGTGGAACAACTTCTTCCACCCGGTCATCTTCCTTAGCTCGCCGAACTTGTTCACCGTGCCGCTCATGCTGAACATGTTCAAGGGGTTGTATATCACGGACTGGACGCTTATGATGGCCGGCTCCACCATCGCGCTCGTGCCGGCGCTGATCGCGTATTTATTTACGCAGAAGTACGTCATCGAGGGGATCGCGATGACGGGGATCAAGGGGTAA